The Sceloporus undulatus isolate JIND9_A2432 ecotype Alabama chromosome 7, SceUnd_v1.1, whole genome shotgun sequence genome segment ACATACAATCAATATGTATCTAGAAGAACAGGAttactttttctttgctttgactTATTACCAGGCATTTAACATTTTGTATTTACtttatatttaaaacagattCAAAAGTTCCTTCGTATggaaagcagttttaaaaaacgGACCATGAAGGCAGCAGTCTGTTTACTGCTAATGGCTATCGTGGGAATCCATGCCAGTAAGACCCAAGATTTTGAAGGCAACAATGAAGGAGAAGAACAAGAATTTGTTTACACAAACAGGTATAAACGCTCTACGGACACACAAGACAAATGCACCTACACCTTCATCGTACCGCAGCAGAAAGTGACAGGTGCCATTTGTGTTAATTCAAAAGAACCTGAGATTGTACTTGAAAACAGGGTAAATAAGCAGGAACTAGAGCTGCTGAACAATGAACTCTTAAAGCAAAAGAGGCAAATAGAAACCCTCCAGCAGCTGGTGGAGGTTGACGGTGGAATTGTCAATGAGGTGAAACTCTTGCGCAAAGAGAGTCGCAATATGAACTCGCGGGTCACGCAGCTATACATGCAACTGCTGCACGAAATCATCAGAAAAAGGGACAACGCTTTAGAACTTTCCCAGCTGGAAAATAAGATCCTGAATCAAACTGCGGATATGCTGCAGCTTGCAAACAAATATAAGGACCTGGAGCACAAGTACCAACATTTGGTCTCGATTGCAAATAACCAGTCTATAATTATTGCACAACTGGAAGAACATTGCCAAAGAACACCATCTATGAAACCGGCCCTCCAGCctccacagccaccaaaccgagTCTACCAGCCACCCACATACAATCGTATCATTAACCAGATCTCTACCAATGAGATTCAGAGCGACCAGAATTTAAAGGTTCTACCACCCACTTTGCCAACCATGCCACCGGTTACTAGTATTCCAACTTCTACGGACAAACCATCAGGTAAGCACATTTTTAATATAGCTaactatacactcatccctccacatttgctagggttaggggcacaggacccttgcgaaatgtaaaaaaacaacaacacaaataacaaaaacactatgtctttacctgagggaacatctctctaggaatctttgggtcttccagtgcaactttgagGTCAACATCTGCAAGACATTAACCACAGAACTGGGCTGGAGAAgccacaaatgcctagtggagtgttctctctaggatctctaggtccttcagtgtgacttttggtcaaagttgaccacaaagttgtgctggaagatctagatattcctagagagaacatagactgtgaagtatatgtgtgtgttatatatggAATAAAGTATTGGGGAATCTGACATGGGACAGTTGTGAAAGTTTGCTGAGCTCTGGGCTAAAAGAGTAATGTCTTGGCTTACTGACATTCAAAATGGTCTAGAGAACTAGGGACTTCTGGGTCTGaatgttttccttctcttcccaaccTCCTGTTCCAAATTCGTTCAATATGCAACTTCCTTGGAGAAAAAACCAAGTTCAACACCCATTAAACTGTGTGAAAGGCTGGCCTATGGCCGTAATAAAGATTCTGTGCGAAAAGCTTCTCTTTTCTTGCTCACAatttacaaaataatatttttctgaatAACTGTTATTTGCACAAGTGTTACTTACCATCCCTTCCACTTTTCATGAAGTATCCAATGTTGTTAAGgtcagctatttttttaaaaatagagtcaTAACTATATTTTGTTCCAGATGCATGCGTAATTTGGAGGCTGCTTTAAAACCCACTAAAACAAGCAGAGAGATTTCCCATGGCTCTTTTGACCAATGGAGGCCAGGCTATAAGAAAGTGTGTTAAAACACACAAGGCTCAAATTTTCTGCAAGTATTGTTATTACTAAAGCACTGGTTTAGTGGGAAAAGGTGACCTCActccaaacagcattttatgattgtttgcagtttttccattacAGATACCTTCATTCAAATAGCTTGCAGGCCAGTCCTCTGCTTCAGGCTAAAACAAGTGTGGTAACTTGGAAGAAATTAAAGAatcattaaaagcacacacagaaaaataaaacactgttCTCTAACAACAGTAGCAGGAAGTAAACTTCTGATACCTAAAATTACTGGTACCTGAAACTCAGTACATTCTTAAAACTGGGGAAAATGAAATGTATCTGAGCATTTAAGTGTTTAAATACATGTTTCAGGGTTTCTGCATCTCTGGGCATTGTATTACTTAGAATCAATCCTTTGACCAACAGCTCCTCCCAAAAACATTAGTCACATAAGTGTAATGTGGCACGGAATTCACTTTTAAGCAAAGAAGTTATGTCTTATTCTGCCTGGTTTTGTTATTGTACACAATAGGAAACTACAACATAGCCGAGCGGGAGCCTAAGAGAAAACAGGGTTTGCCAGCATGATTTAATCAACAATTTTTAACACAGTCAAAAGCCTGGTTTTAATTAATGAAACCAAGAACAGTTTTGTGAAAATGTGTTATTAATTTTACTTCCATGGACTTTATTGCTCCTAATTGCTCCCTGCTTCccatatactctctctctctctctctcttcttttggaAAGTCTACGGATATGACATTAAGTCTCCTGTGTATGTAAATGCTgtatacaataaaaaaacaagaaCCAGGCTATTTCAGAAGGCCTGGTTCCTACATCATAAATTCTCCTTCAGGGAGCAGTCCCATAGCCATTGCCATATGGCAAAAGTGACCCATGAGCAGGTGGGGCTGCATAGCTTCTTGAGGTCAATTTGCAGAAGTGTAAGAGACATGAAGATTTGCTAGCAGCACAAATCACTACTGAAAAGCAGAGTGATCCCATTAATCCAGACATTCCTCCATGCAGCTATAGCCATGGCTCTGTTTGGAGTGAGGGATTTGAGGAGGTACAAACTAGATCTCAATGACTtggcagccttccccaacctgatgcCTCTCAGATGTTTTAGACctgtggttcttaaccttttctttaccaaggaccccctttaaatatctttCGTTGTTGCAGACCaccaagacttaactcaagattgAAAACCCTAAAGagcattaaatatttatttaaatttgctCATCGAGGGTCTTCAGGTTTGGAAATCAGGGAGAAATAAGTAAATGCGCACATACCTATTACAATATTTTTCCTGAATAATGGCTATATTATCTGAGCTGaagggaactgaagttcaaaatactTGGAGGGTGCCATGATGGAGAAGGCTAGTCTTAGACAATGTTTGTATAAGACCCGTAACAAAACATAACATGAAAATTCAGGATTTGGGAAGATTGTTCAGCCACATagctatacatacacatacatacacacatttcgCTTTTCAAAAACCAAGTCGCAAAGCACATTTTGATAGCATGTAAAAATCCTTCCACTGCTAGTTCAGTAATTCCACGCATCCCTATTACTATTCCAAACTAAGAACCCATGACTGTTAAGTTCAGCACTTATTTCCATAACGGAGCCAAATGTAGCTACATACAGTACGAAAAATGTGTCAGGTTTTAATGATAAATACAGAGGGTTTTCTAAAAATCCTTTTATGGCTGATGTAATAGCATATCATAAATTTAACAGAGACATTTACATTTTGGGAAGATGTCATGGTCAGTTTAAGCTTCTTTACAAATCCCCTAAGAAACTAAAATATGATGGATGCTCTTTTCCAAGGTCCAATGAAGAGTGTCTTATAACAAAACTGGGAAATGAGCTGGACCTTAGATAGCAGACGGTTCTGATCCTGAAAAATATTCTCATAAAATTGACTGGAAGAACATACGCCAGTCTGCGTAGTGTCACAATACAACAGGCGTGATTTTTGAGCGGCACAATTGTTTTCTGACGATAAGATTAAAGTCGTATGTTTTGGTGAACTGTTGTCAAACACTCTTACCCTACACAGAACATAAGACCATGGCTACACATAAAGATACTGGAAAAgaatgctaaggataccatggccagccaaaaacaaacaaacaaacaaatgggtccttgaacagatcaagcctgaaatctccctggaagccaaaatgatcaaactgaagctgttgtattttggccacatcatgaaaggGCAT includes the following:
- the ANGPTL2 gene encoding angiopoietin-related protein 2, translated to MESSFKKRTMKAAVCLLLMAIVGIHASKTQDFEGNNEGEEQEFVYTNRYKRSTDTQDKCTYTFIVPQQKVTGAICVNSKEPEIVLENRVNKQELELLNNELLKQKRQIETLQQLVEVDGGIVNEVKLLRKESRNMNSRVTQLYMQLLHEIIRKRDNALELSQLENKILNQTADMLQLANKYKDLEHKYQHLVSIANNQSIIIAQLEEHCQRTPSMKPALQPPQPPNRVYQPPTYNRIINQISTNEIQSDQNLKVLPPTLPTMPPVTSIPTSTDKPSGPWRDCLQALEDGHDTSSIYLVKPENTNRLMQVWCDQRHDPGGWTVIQRRLDGSVNFFRNWETYKQGFGNIDGEYWLGLENIYWLTNQGNYKLLITMEDWSGRKVFAEYASFRVEAESEYYKLRLGRYNGNAGDSFTWHNGKQFTTLDRDHDVYTGNCAHYQKGGWWYNACAHSNLNGVWYRGGHYRSRYQDGVYWAEFRGGSYSLKKVVMMIRPNPNTFH